The sequence TGGCCGGGCATCGTCGCGGGCCTGACGGTGACGGTCATCGCGCTCATCGGCTACTCGGCCATGGCGGGCGCGATCGGCGGCGGCGGGCTCGGCGACCTCGCCAAACGCTACGGCTACCAGCGGTTCGAGACCGGGATGATGCTCGTCATCGTCGTCCTGCTCGTCGTGCTGGTGGCGCTCGTCCAGATGCTCGGCGACCGGCTCGCCCGCAGGCTCAGCCACCGCTGAGCCCGTTCCCACCCGAAGAGAGAGGCACGCCCCGTGCTCCGCAAGCTCACCGCCGCCCTCGCGTCCGCCGGGCTCCTGTTCGGCCTGGCCGCCTGCGGCGGATCGGCGGACGACGACGACACGCTCACGATCGGCGCCACGTCCGTCCCGCACGCCGAGATCCTCACCTACGTCAAGGACCACCTCGCCGCGAAGGCCGGCCTCAAGATCGAGGTCAAGGAGTTCAGCGAGTACGAGCAGCTCAACCCGGCGCTCGCGTCCAAGCAGCTCGACGCCAACTACTTCCAGCACAAGCCGTACCTGGAGGAGTCGAACCAGAAGACCGGCGAGCACCTGGTGTTCGTCGCGGGCGTCCACCTGGAACCGCTCGGCGTCTACTCCAAGAAGGTCGGGAGCCTCCAGGAGCTGCGGCGGGGCGCGACCGTCTCGCTGCCGAGCGACCCGACCAACGAGGGCCGCGCGCTGAGGCTGCTCGCCGACAACGGGCTGATCACGCTGAAGCCGGGCGCGGGGCAGACCGCGACGGAGAAGGACGTCGCGGGCAACCCGAAGGCGATCAGGTTCCGTCCGACCGACGCGGCGTCGCTGCCGCGCCAGCTCGGCGACGTGGACGCCTCGGTCATCAACGGCAACTACGCGCTGGAGGCCGGGCTGAACCCGGCCAAGGACGCGCTGGTCAGCGAGAAGGCCGCGGGCAACCCGTACGTCAACGGGATCGTCACCCGTCCCGAGGACAAGGACGACCCGAAGATCAAGAAGCTGGTCGCGCTGCTGACCGGCCCGGAGGTCCGCACGTTCATCCAGGACAAGTACCAGGGCTCGGTGCTGCCGTCCTGACCGTCCGGCCGACGGCCCCGCTCCCGGTGTTCGCGCACCGGGACCGGGGCCGTTTCGGCGTCTTGCCCGGAAATGTCGCTCACGGCTGGTAGGACAGTCCGGACGAAGATCCGGAAGGGCCGATGAACCACTACGACATGCGCACGGAGTTCGCGGGACAGATCGTCGCCGACTTCGACTCCGGGCGGCTGCCCGAGCACGGCGACCCCGCGCCCGTGACGCCGCAGGAGGCCGCCGACCTGGCCTGGCGCGTGTCCGACGAGGAACGTTTCCGGGACGTCTGGGACGCCTTCCTCGACCAGGTCGACACGTCCCGCGTCCGGGCGCTGATCTTCGGCGCGTGGGGGCTGCCCGGCGACGGCGAGGAGGACTACCCCGTCCCGCTGCTGGCCGAAGCCGCCGACCGGTTCCCGGCGCTGCGGTCGCTGTTCCTCGGCGAAATTCCGCCCGAGATGAGCGAGATGTCGTGGATCGAGCAGGACGACATCACGCCGCTGCTCACCGCGTTCCCCGCGCTGGAGCGCCTGGAGGTGCGCGGCGGGGCCGGGCTGCGCCTCGAACCCGTCCGGCACACCGCGCTGCGGACGCTGCGCCTGGAGAGCGCCGGACTGCCCGCCGGGGTCGTCCGGGCGGTCGCCGCGTCCGACCTGCCCGCCCTGGAGCACCTGGACCTGTGGCTCGGCACCGCGAACCAGAGCGGCGACGCCACGCCCGCCGACCTCGCCGGCCTGCTGGACGGCGCACGCCTGCCCGCTCTGCGCCACCTCGGCCTGGAGGACGCCGAGATCGCCGACGACCTGGCGGCGGCTCTGGCGAGCGCCCCGCTCGTGGCCCGCCTGGAGTCCCTGAGCCTCGCCCTCGGCGCCCTGTCCGACCGCGGCGCCGAGGCGCTGCTCACCGGCCAGCCCCTGACCCACCTGCGGAAACTCAACCTGCACTACCACTACATCGGCGAAGTCCTGGCCGCCCGGCTCCGCGCCGCGCTGCCCGGCACCGACGTGGACCTGAGCCGCCCCCGGAACCCGTCCGTCGTCGGCGACCGCGAGTTCCGCTTCATCGCCGTGTCCGAATAGCCCTGAAAGGCGAACCCCCCGATGACCATCGACCACCACCTGGACACCTACGCGGGTCAGCTCGTCGCCGAGTTCACCAACGAGTACGTGATCGACGCCGCGGGCGCGCCGCCGCTGCCCCCGGCCGGCGACCACGCCTGGCGCGTCCGCACCGAGTTCGAGGAGACCCCGTTCAACGAGGTCTGGAACAGGTTCCTCGACACCGTCGACACCACGCAGGTCACGGCGCTGCTGATCGGCTACTGGGGCGCGGAGTA comes from Actinomadura rubteroloni and encodes:
- a CDS encoding MetQ/NlpA family ABC transporter substrate-binding protein, translated to MLRKLTAALASAGLLFGLAACGGSADDDDTLTIGATSVPHAEILTYVKDHLAAKAGLKIEVKEFSEYEQLNPALASKQLDANYFQHKPYLEESNQKTGEHLVFVAGVHLEPLGVYSKKVGSLQELRRGATVSLPSDPTNEGRALRLLADNGLITLKPGAGQTATEKDVAGNPKAIRFRPTDAASLPRQLGDVDASVINGNYALEAGLNPAKDALVSEKAAGNPYVNGIVTRPEDKDDPKIKKLVALLTGPEVRTFIQDKYQGSVLPS
- a CDS encoding STM4015 family protein translates to MNHYDMRTEFAGQIVADFDSGRLPEHGDPAPVTPQEAADLAWRVSDEERFRDVWDAFLDQVDTSRVRALIFGAWGLPGDGEEDYPVPLLAEAADRFPALRSLFLGEIPPEMSEMSWIEQDDITPLLTAFPALERLEVRGGAGLRLEPVRHTALRTLRLESAGLPAGVVRAVAASDLPALEHLDLWLGTANQSGDATPADLAGLLDGARLPALRHLGLEDAEIADDLAAALASAPLVARLESLSLALGALSDRGAEALLTGQPLTHLRKLNLHYHYIGEVLAARLRAALPGTDVDLSRPRNPSVVGDREFRFIAVSE